A genomic segment from Colletotrichum higginsianum IMI 349063 chromosome 5, whole genome shotgun sequence encodes:
- a CDS encoding Carboxylic ester hydrolase: MLMYIRNTHVAALALVALASQARADCTPQLPTVDLGYAVHQATYNESGGLFTFSNIRYATAPRFGAPTPVTVVNRTVNDGQTPGNCPMGSPPWLSLSPQYQAGQLSLDEVNATFAGIRGLSPSSDPSLIKQYLNTPITVPASTITEDCLNLDVVVPEKIFKSTNNSSAGGERPYEPTALTDCDAAPVLVWIYGGGYTVGDKNYCGNPATLIAKSQEDGSDGIVYVALNYRLGLFGFISGTEYEEQGGVSNIGLRDQRFALQWVQENIHLFGGDPDNVTVLGESAGAGSILHQLTAYGSTSGAPFRRAILQSPGFEFITGNGSKAAGKYARALEWASYFSNSSVGTLDDLRKLPYDVLDKVNQVTISTAYWGGFGWGPTVDGDFVPDLPGLLLSQGRFDSSVAVLGARNSDEGFIFASPLIEDEEDYLSLLLTPLLPDASDEVVDYITTQLYPAVYDGTHPWTTPLARASATVADTWFICNNYFLNKALGGVAYNYLFDVPPGHHGNDIGYTFFNGETTYNGLPVNASVADTLQAYLTAFAKTGSPNQDGLPEVPLYGDDAAVVSLYNRTTVVDTAVAERCDWWQKAFFI; encoded by the exons ATGTTGATGTATATCAGAAACACGCACGTGGCCGCTCTGGCACTTGTTGCTCTTGCATCGCAAGCAAGGGCCGACTGCACCCCTCAGCTGCCTACCGTTGACCTTGGATACGCCGTACACCAGGCCACTTACAAT GAGTCGGGAGGGTTGTTCACCTTTTCCAACATCCGCTACGCGACGGCGCCCCGGTTCGGAGCTCCCACCCCGGTCACCGTCGTGAATCGCACAGTCAACGACGGTCAGACGCCGGGAAACTGCCCAATGGGGAGCCCCCCATGGCTCAGTCTTTCTCCCCAATACCAGGCGGGACAGCTGTCTCTGGACGAAGTCAACGCGACTTTTGCCGGGATCCGAGGCCTGAGCCCGTCTTCGGACCCGTCCTTGATCAAGCAGTACCTCAACACCCCCATCACGGTGCCCGCTTCCACCATCACGGAAGACTGTTTAAACTTGGATGTCGTGGTTCCGGAGAAGATATTTAAAAGCACGAACAATTCTTCGGCTGGTGGCG AGAGACCGTATGAGCCCACAGCTCTGACTGACTGCGACGCAGCCCCCGTCCTTGTGTGGATTTACGGAGGCGGATACACCGTCGGCGACAAGAACTATTGCGGCAACCCGGCAACGCTCATTGCAAAGTCCCAAGAAGACGGCTCGGACGGCATTGTCTACGTCGCCTTGAACTACCGactcggcctcttcggctTCATCTCCGGCACCGAGTacgaggagcagggcggcgTCTCCAACATTGGCCTCCGCGACCAGCGGTTCGCGCTGCAGTGGGTCCAGGAGAACATCCATCTCTTCGGGGGAGACCCGGACAACGTCACGGTCCTGGGAGagtccgccggcgccggttCCATCCTGCACCAGCTCACGGCCTACGGCTCGACCAGCGGCGCCCCCTTccggcgcgccatcctccaGTCTCCTGGCTTCGAGTTCATCACCGGGAACGGCAGCAAGGCGGCGGGGAAGTATGCCAGAGCGCTCGAGTGGGCGTCCTACTTCAGCAACTCGAGCGTCGgcaccctcgacgacctcagGAAGCTGCCATACGACGTGCTCGATAAGGTCAACCAGGTCACCATTTCGACCGCGTACTGGGGCGGGTTCGGCTGGGGCCCCACGGTCGACGGGGACTTCGTGCCGGACCTCCCCGGCCTTCTCCTATCCCAGGGCAGATTCGACTCGTCTGTGGCCGTGTTGGGCGCCCGGAACAGCGACGAGGGCTTCATCTTCGCCTCGCCGCtcatcgaggacgaggaggactaCCTCTCGCTGCTTCTGACGCCTCTCCTCCCGGACGCGTccgacgaggttgtcgacTACATCACCACGCAGCTCTACCCGGCCGTGTACGACGGCACGCACCCCTGGACGACGCCCCTCGCGCGCGCGTCCGCGACCGTCGCGGACACGTGGTTCATCTGCAACAACTACTTCCTCAACAAGGCgctgggcggcgtcgcgTACAACTACCTCTTTGACGTGCCCCCCGGCCACCACGGCAACGACATTGGCTACACGTTCTTCAACGGCGAGACGACCTACAACGGGCTGCCGGTGAACGCTTCCGTCGCGGACACGCTGCAGGCGTACCTGACGGCGTTCGCCAAGACGGGGAGCCCGAACCAGGATGGTCTGCCGGAGGTGCCCCTCTATGGGGATGACGCGGCCGTCGTGTCTCTGTACAACAGGACGACTGTCGTTGACACCGCTGTAGCGGAGAGATGTGACTGGTGGCAGAAGGCGTTTTTCATATAG
- a CDS encoding Glucanase — MLTKVSAIAALAAAVRAQQVCTLNAETKPALTWSNCAAGGACTKVNGAVTVDANWRWTHQTSGSTNCYTGNKWDTSICSTGEDCASKCCLDGADYAGTYGATTTGDALSLKFVQQGPYSKNIGSRMYLMEGTDKYQMFKLLGQEFTFDVDVSKLGCGLNGALYFVSMDADGGASKHPSNKAGASYGTGYCDSQCPRDLKFIDGKANVEGWVPSSNDANAGVGNMGSCCSEMDIWEANSVSTAYTPHPCETVGQLSCSGDACGGTYSATRYAGQCDPDGCDFNSYRMGNTSFYGKGSQFAIDTSKKMTVVTQFVEEAGALADIRRFYVQDGKVFANSKSDVAGVEGNSVTAAYCSAQKKAFGDEDVFTQKGGLAQMGKALAEGMVLVMSVWDDHHSNMLWLDSTYPTNATGPGATRGSCGIDSGVPADVESQVPDSTVVFSNIKVGPIGSTFNSAGAAAVSCPPVRLVNRPTSEGSCLCLSLMLVEVSGLD; from the exons ATGTTGACCAAGGTttccgccatcgccgccctcgcggccgccgtccgcgcGCAGCAGGTCTGCACGCTCAACGCCGAGACCAAGCCGGCGCTGACCTGGTCCAACtgcgcggcgggcggggcCTGCACCAAggtcaacggcgccgtcaccGTGGACGCCAACTGGCGCTGGACGCACCAGACGAGCGGCAGCACCAACTGCTACACGGGCAACAAATGGGACACGTCCATCTGCAGCACCGGCGAGGACTGCGCGTCCAAGTGCtgcctcgacggcgccgactaCGCCGGCACGTACGGCGCCACGACGACTGGCGACGCCCTCAGCCTCAAGTTCGTCCAGCAGGGCCCTTACAGCAAGAACATCGGTTCCCGGATGTACCTCATGGAGGGCACCGACAAATACCAGATGTTCAAACTGCTGGGGCAGGAGTTTACCTTTGACGTGGACGTCTCCAAGCTGGGT TGCGGCTTGAACGGCGCCCTGTACTTCGTCTCCAtggatgccgacggcggcgcgtcCAAGCACCCCTCCAACAAGGCCGGCGCGTCGTACGGCACGGGCTACTGCGACAGCCAGTGCCCGCGCGACCTCAAGTTCATCGACGGCAAGGCCAACGTCGAGGGCTGGGTGCCGTCGTCCAacgacgccaacgccggcgtcggcaacaTGGGCTCGTGCTGCTCCGAGATGGACATCTGGGAGGCCAACTCGGTCTCGACGGCCTACACGCCGCACCCGTGCGAGACGGTCGGCCAGCTGAGCTGCTCCGGCGACGCGTGCGGCGGCACCTACAGCGCGACCCGGTACGCCGGCCAGTGCGACCCGGACGGCTGCGACTTCAACAGCTACCGCATGGGCAACACGTCCTTCTACGGCAAGGGTTCGCAGTTCGCCATCGACACCTCCAAGAAGATGACGGTCGTCACGCagttcgtcgaggaggccggcgccctcgccgacatcaGGCGGTTCTACGTCCAGGACGGCAAGGTCTTTGCCAACTCCAAGtcggacgtcgccggcgtcgagggcaacTCGGTCACGGCGGCCTACTGCAGCGCGCAGAAGAAGGCGtttggcgacgaggacgtcttTACGCAGAAGGGCGGCCTCGCGCAGATGGGCAAGGCGCTCGCCGAGGGCATGGTTCTCGTCATGTCGGTCTGGGACGAC CACCACTCCAACATGCTCTGGCTCGACTCGACCTACCCGACCAACGCCACCGGCCCCGGCGCGACCCGCGGGTCTTGTGGAATCGATTCGGGCGTcccggccgacgtcgagTCGCAGGTTCCCGACTCcaccgtcgtcttctccaacATCAAGGTCGGCCCTATCGGATCTACCTTCAACAGCGCCGGAGCTGCCGCCGTGAGTTGCCCCCCCGTCCGTCTAGTCAACCGGCCGACGTCTGAGGGCTCCTGTTTATGTCTGTCTCTCATG CTAGTTGAGGTCAGTGGCCTTGATTAA